The proteins below come from a single Eucalyptus grandis isolate ANBG69807.140 chromosome 3, ASM1654582v1, whole genome shotgun sequence genomic window:
- the LOC104438874 gene encoding disease resistance protein RUN1-like has protein sequence MEEQQCKRAKFTEASSSSTSMIGKNHYVFLSFRGPDTRNGFIDHLYHRLRDVGLLFHPNFVFKDDKNLCLGEPIAENLLSAIKHSKVSIPVISKNYAASEWCLLELIDVMKCKESRVQIVLHMLYKVKSKDVKHMQGKFGEAFKSSMDRFDEEVKQQGPEALKRALTLRVYESGKFANGREAELVDKLVEIIMRDQQHDFQPCLPVNLVGIDDHVAEVMKLMDTDRPNTHIIGIYGIGGNGKTTLATIIYNKLFDKFECRSFLNDIRETINGKGIEHVQSRLISDVLKLHDHQVPDSDRGINTIRSCCTQKKVLILLDDVDCQDHLNKLIGGCSFMSGSRIIVTSRDKALLKSEYEYELKEMNHKDSLLLFSRYAFEREQPPTKLAALSTNIVATTGGLPLALMVIGSVLQGEEDERKWREMLKKLTKAPDVTVQQKLRISYDALEPKEQEIFLDIACFFIGTNKRSAIYLWDDLEFYPLSALAKMTQRMLIKCDDNKKLRMHDQLRDLGRIIDRPAHKKPWECRILWDEEAKEVLGRKVTIMSPLGLSHVL, from the exons ATGGAAGAACAACAATGCAAGCGAGCAAAATTCACTGAAGCTTCGAGTTCGTCCACTTCTATGATTGGAAAAAATCACTACgtattcttgagctttagaggtcCCGATACTCGCAATGGCTTCATCGATCACCTCTACCATAGACTCCGAGATGTGGGCCTGCTGTTCCATCCAAACTTCGTGTTCAAAGATGATAAGAACCTCTGCCTTGGTGAGCCAATTGCTGAAAATCTTCTTAGTGCAATCAAGCACTCTAAGGTTTCAATTCCAGTTATCTCGAAAAATTATGCTGCTAGTGAATGGTGCCTCCTTGAACTCATTGATGTTATGAAGTGCAAGGAAAGTAGAGTACAAATAGTCTTGCACATGCTTTACAAGGTGAAATCCAAGGATGTGAAACACATGCAGGGGAAATTTGGAGAAGCCTTCAAATCCAGTATGGATCGTTTTGATGAGGAGGTTAAGCAACAAGGGCCGGAAGCGCTCAAAAGAGCACTTACTCTTAGAGTATACGAATCAGGCAAATTTGCTAATGG GCGTGAAGCGGAATTAGTAGATAAACTTGTAGAAATAATAATGCGAGACCAGCAACATGATTTTCAACCATGTCTTCCCGTGAACTTGGTTGGAATTGACGATCATGTGGCTGAGGTTATGAAATTGATGGATACTGATCGTCCAAACACTCATATTATTGGGATTTATGGGATTGGAGGCAATGGTAAGACAACTCTAGCTACAATTATCTATaacaaactttttgacaagttcgaGTGTCGCAGTTTTCTCAATGATATTAGAGAAACAATCAATGGCAAGGGTATCGAGCATGTGCAATCTCGATTGATCTCAGATGTACTAAAACTTCATGACCATCAAGTGCCAGATTCTGATAGAGGAATTAATACAATCCGATCCTGTTGCACACAAAAGAAGGTActtattcttcttgatgatgtggattgTCAAGACCACCTCAATAAATTGATTGGAGGTTGTAGTTTCATGTCAGGAAGTAGGATCATTGTTACAAGTCGAGATAAGGCCCTCTTGAAGTCTGAATATGAGTATGAACTCAAAGAAATGAATCACAAAGActctttgcttttgtttagTAGATATGCATTTGAAAGGGAACAACCTCCCACAAAACTTGCGGCTCTCTCTACTAATATTGTTGCCACCACAGGAGGGCTTCCCTTAGCTCTCATGGTTATAGGTTCAGTTCtccaaggagaagaagatgaaagaaaatggagagaaatgCTGAAGAAATTGACAAAGGCACCTGATGTGACAGTACAACAAAAGTTGAGGATAAGTTATGATGCGTTAGAACCTAAAGAACAAGAAATCTTTCTTGACATAgcatgttttttcattggaaCTAATAAAAGATCGGCCATTTACCTATGGGATGATCTTGAATTTTATCCATTATCTGCATTGGCAAAAATGACTCAACGCATGTTAATAAAATGCGATGATAACAAGAAGTTGAGaatgcatgatcaattaagaGATTTAGGTAGAATTATCGACCGTCCAGCACATAAGAAGCCCTGGGAATGCAGAATATTATGGGATGAGGAAGCCAAGGAAGTTCTAGGACGCAAGGTAACAATTATGTCTCCTTTAGGCCTCTCCCATGTTCTCTAA
- the LOC120291563 gene encoding condensin-2 complex subunit D3-like codes for MREQDAFQILACKEIRLPTSQNSTLESPEMDDKSNGSGGTSPAAAKGRVISQAVRKSLIQNTIPIFIELKRLLESKNSPLTGSLMDCLRLLLKDYKNEIDEILVADKQLQRELLYDMQKHESAKARSEAAETVAAMGKSGNNHMPQASNAPSGVPRQNKSSNELQSNSRVASALADAAAEATARSELGEVNKGTSTPPLSSLKAPKVKSCSGATGSRGAPSNRPREVLESLRRQRFGSDDEG; via the coding sequence ATGAGGGAACAGGATGCTTTTCAGATTCTTGCATGCAAGGAAATCCGCCTCCCAACGAGCCAGAATTCCACATTGGAGTCTCCCGAAATGGATGACAAAAGCAACGGTTCTGGTGGAACATCCCCTGCGGCTGCTAAGGGACGGGTGATAAGTCAAGCAGTAAGAAAGAGCCTCATACAAAACACCATCCCCATATTCATAGAGCTGAAGAGATTGCTCGAGAGCAAGAACAGCCCCCTCACAGGTTCCCTCATGGATTGCCTCCGTCTCCTCCTCAAGGACTACAAGAATGAGATAGATGAAATATTAGTTGCTGATAAGCAGCTCCAAAGAGAGCTCTTATATGACATGCAGAAACATGAATCTGCAAAGGCCAGATCAGAAGCTGCAGAGACCGTTGCTGCAATGGGAAAATCAGGGAATAATCATATGCCTCAGGCTTCCAACGCTCCCAGTGGAGTGCCGCGCCAGAACAAGTCCTCCAATGAATTGCAGAGCAATTCTAGAGTGGCTTCGGCTCTGGCAGACGCTGCAGCTGAGGCCACAGCGCGGTCTGAGCTCGGGGAAGTAAACAAAGGGACTTCCACGCCACCTCTTAGTTCTCTCAAAGCGCCCAAGGTCAAGTCTTGCAGTGGAGCGACAGGTAGTAGGGGCGCTCCAAGCAATCGTCCCAGAGAAGTGCTGGAATCTTTAAGAAGGCAGCGCTTTGGTTCTGATGATGAAGGTTAG